The following proteins come from a genomic window of Misgurnus anguillicaudatus chromosome 10, ASM2758022v2, whole genome shotgun sequence:
- the znf804b gene encoding uncharacterized protein znf804b isoform X1, with protein MACYYLVISSTHLSNGHYRSIKGVFRGPLCKNTGGESPDYVEKEKTIAKALGDLKANFYCELCDKQYHKHQEFDNHINSYDHAHKQRLKELKQREFARNVSSKSWKDERKQKRALKRLHQLAQLKQQRDGDDRKDPKLNSTIKDQDQVKISSDGNCKFDTKPPASLVQDMIPITTDVSLKALSSTRTLTHQQPCHEKHHSSPSMASAGHRSPRAGVSFCFSRRAQLKLDSCASVFSDGLEDASDSMELQRHRQRLALEALWSCSSSPRTPCNDDRDPSHDPPALDWADGDSQTVQMEAQVEHVESLQIQENYSTTELEKSNWEPAGLEDRLVDEGQRPRAEGNYEGSEERECPSPAVYTDGQGTMAQSQLQIHTDAHQNTKKDSEQGFVQNGKDCVSETDMENIHPICMDVNTDQSSKAFLNVLSKDGNTLKWPSELVQYTSDEQRVSYSCNPLCFFFKHREGKEKSTNPVEMEFGVVDRLAGQDDRTESQTHHVPGDKLGILKPKRPKHRRKGKTRRRKLDAVRSRQAACALKTCSKTEAGERFEFQSAPTDASQHKQARAERRHKLGKRKRSVRDETSNESDTPEHSLKSIIVSLHSTPARKRKKCQTVRGLVSALRLVKRRRPFPYSLHYTAGRGDNYRWYDDVYESKRDVASTPTSDKSGSWSGLSDLASDGEWPLYHTERRSTSPRSKPWRKEHSRFNSYFRDSSPNIPDYGYRHMSDNLCRDFEHTDCWDYTDLCIYNKRKYSAVCNSPNQNEKCGIRRHKRFTEEHKNKEHRIPENSRLIYRVYDSPEPQDDIRDWWDENLSPINRRYREREESSWSSPDRSEDRWYNKPVSIRSPSSSSSTSISDLSGEWMHNLNIRPSPPRQSHKYSNRSKERVVKNSHSPLRKESLSPPLAPSNTVAQQDSLKSSVGQENTTPKSTQVSTDQCTLVEKDIKAKKANGPLALPLIGKLPSIKKGARKIGITKDTSGTISNHLRTSTNVSSNVQTDNTVPEQHTEEQNLAVKSHCSLSQKHELRDQVDKAETTGIYCAKCTTPPLSEQPITFTEEEIEKYRHLQLQAQQHMQQQHLQEQQELHHTSVDMSHTTLTAPEPANQTTLSTCLPYSILQPSPSSITPHRPPVSLLPLHPSLSQPHFVPPIPTTFLPAPPATVLAAHPLHLFPASAFHTVHHHIPGLAIRPLPPASLLPTMLSPMPMAAAAAAAASNLQFHPLLHPLFRSQDLQCHHGPSS; from the exons AGGCTGAAGGAGCTGAAGCAGAGAGAATTTGCGCGAAATGTTTCCTCAAAGTCCTGGAAAGATGAGAGGAAGCAGAAAAGAGCTCTGAAACGTCTGCACCAGCTCGCTCAACTTAAGCAGCAGAGAGATGg TGATGACAGGAAAGATCCAAAGCTAAATTCTACAATCAAAGATCAGGATCAAGTCAAAATCTCATCTGATGGCAATTGCAAGTTTGACACTAAACCACCTGCATCTTTAGTCCAAGATATGATTCCCATCACCACTGATGTCTCATTAAAGGCCTTGTCCTCTACTCGTACGCTTACACATCAGCAGCCATGCCATGAAAAACACCACTCCTCACCATCGATGGCTTCGGCAGGACACCGGAGTCCCAGGGCAGGGGTCTCGTTCTGCTTCTCCAGGCGAGCTCAGCTGAAACTTGACTCTTGTGCATCTGTGTTTAGCGATGGGCTTGAAGATGCCAGCGACTCAATGGAGCTCCAGCGCCACAGGCAGAGACTCGCTCTGGAGGCACTCTGGTCCTGCTCTAGCTCACCAAGAACCCCATGTAATGATGACCGCGATCCATCCCATGATCCTCCAGCTTTGGACTGGGCAGATGGGGACTCTCAAACAGTGCAAATGGAAGCACAAGTGGAACATGTGGAGAGCCTTCAAATTCAGGAAAACTACAGCACAACTGAGCTTGAGAAGTCAAACTGGGAGCCAGCTGGTTTAGAGGACAGATTGGTTGATGAGGGGCAGAGACCCAGGGCAGAAGGGAATTATGAGGGATCAGAGGAGAGGGAATGCCCCAGCCCCGCTGTTTACACAGATGGACAGGGTACCATGGCCCAAAGCCAACTCCAAATACACACTGACGCACaccaaaatactaagaaagacaGTGAACAGGGTTTTGTGCAGAATGGGAAAGACTGTGTTTCAGAAACAGATATGGAGAACATCCACCCAATTTGCATGGATGTAAATACAGATCAGAGCAGTAAGGCTTTCCTAAATGTGCTCAGTAAGGACGGGAACACTCTAAAATGGCCTTCTGAACTCGTGCAGTACACATCAGATGAGCAGCGTGTATCTTACAGTTGTAATCCGCTCTGCTTCTTTTTCAAACACAGGGAAGGCAAAGAGAAGAGCACAAACCCTGTAGAGATGGAGTTTGGTGTTGTCGATCGACTCGCAGGCCAGGATGACAGGACTGAGTCACAAACACACCATGTTCCTGGAGATAAATTAGGCATTTTAAAACCAAAGAGACCCAAACACAGGAGAAAGGGAAAAACTCGTAGGCGTAAATTAGATGCTGTCAGGAGCCGGCAAGCAGCCTGTGCGCTCAAAACCTGCTCAAAAACAGAAGCTGGAGAACGCTTTGAATTCCAAAGCGCCCCAACTGACGCGTCACAACACAAGCAAGCACGCGCTGAGAGAAGGCACAAGCTTGGGAAGAGAAAAAGATCAGTGAGAGATGAAACTTCAAATGAAAGTGACACCCCAGAGCACAGCCTGAAAAGCATTATCGTAAGCTTGCATTCCACCCCGGCACGTAAAAGGAAGAAATGTCAAACGGTGAGGGGGTTGGTGTCTGCACTGCGTTTGGTGAAAAGGAGGAGGCCTTTTCCTTACTCTCTTCACTACACAGCAGGAAGAGGGGATAATTATCGATGGTATGATGATGTTTATGAGTCTAAGAGGGATGTTGCCTCAACTCCCACCAGTGACAAATCCGGGTCATGGAGTGGACTGTCAGACTTGGCATCAGATGGAGAATGGCCTCTGTATCACACGGAAAGACGCTCCACTTCACCAAGATCAAAACCTTGGAGAAAGGAACACAGTCGGTTTAATTCTTACTTTAGAGATTCCTCACCAAATATTCCTGACTATGGTTACAGGCACATGTCTGATAATCTGTGCAGAGATTTTGAACATACAGACTGCTGGGATTACACAGACTTATGCATCTACAATAAACGGAAATATTCAGCCGTTTGTAACAGCCCTAATCAGAACGAGAAGTGCGGCATCAGAAGGCACAAAAGATTTACTGAGGAGCATAAAAACAAAGAGCACAGAATTCCAGAAAATAGCAGGTTGATTTATAGAGTCTATGACAGTCCTGAACCCCAAGATGATATCAGGGACTGGTGGGATGAAAACCTCAGTCCAATAAACAGGAGGTACAGGGAGAGAGAAGAATCTTCATGGTCAAGTCCAGATAGAAGTGAAGACAGGTGGTATAATAAACCAGTGTCTATTCGTAGCCCCAGTTCTTCTAGTAGCACTAGCATCTCTGATCTTAGTGGAGAATGGATGCATAATTTGAATATTCGACCATCTCCTCCTAGACAGAGCCATAAATATAGCAATCGGTCAAAAGAAAGAGTAGTCAAGAACTCTCATTCTCCTCTTAGAAAGGAAAGTCTTTCACCTCCCTTAGCTCCAAGTAACACTGTAGCTCAGCAAGATTCTTTAAAATCAAGTGTAGGGCAGGAAAATACTACACCCAAATCTACCCAAGTGTCAACAGACCAGTGTACATTGGTTGAGAAGGATATTAAAGCAAAGAAAGCGAATGGTCCTCTGGCACTTCCTCTAATCGGTAAACTCCCATCAATTAAGAAAGGAGCAAGAAAAATAGGGATTACTAAGGATACAAGTGGCACTATAAGTAACCATCTTCGAACATCTACAAATGTCTCATCAAATGTACAAACTGACAATACGGTTCCAGAACAGCACACAGAAGAGCAAAATTTAGCTGTAAAATCACACTGCTCTTTGTCACAAAAACATGAACTCAGAGACCAAGTTGACAAAGCAGAAACCACAGGGATCTACTGTGCAAAATGCACAACCCCTCCCCTTTCTGAGCAGCCAATCACCTTCACTGAAGAAGAGATTGAGAAGTACAGACATCTCCAGCTTCAAGCCCAGCAGCACATGCAGCAGCAGCACCTTCAGGAACAACAGGAACTACATCACACATCTGTGGACATGAGCCATACAACGTTAACAGCTCCAGAACCGGCCAATCAAACCACTCTGTCAACATGCCTGCCATACAGCATACTCCAACCATCACCCTCTTCCATTACACCCCACCGACCCCCTGTTAGCCTTCTTCCCCTTCATCCTTCCCTGTCTCAGCCCCACTTTGTCCCCCCAATTCCCACTACATTTCTTCCAGCACCTCCTGCCACTGTGTTGGCAGCTCACCCCCTCCATCTGTTCCCAGCCTCGGCCTTCCACACTGTTCACCATCACATTCCTGGACTGGCTATCCGCCCCCTACCACCCGCCTCTTTACTACCCACAATGCTGAGTCCAATGCCCATGGCCGCGGCTGCAGCGGCTGCTGCCAGTAATCTCCAATTCCACCCCCTTCTACACCCTTTGTTTCGTAGCCAAGATCTTCAGTGCCACCATGGACCATCTAGCTAG
- the znf804b gene encoding uncharacterized protein znf804b isoform X2, whose product MCQERTSRTYDYVEKEKTIAKALGDLKANFYCELCDKQYHKHQEFDNHINSYDHAHKQRLKELKQREFARNVSSKSWKDERKQKRALKRLHQLAQLKQQRDGDDRKDPKLNSTIKDQDQVKISSDGNCKFDTKPPASLVQDMIPITTDVSLKALSSTRTLTHQQPCHEKHHSSPSMASAGHRSPRAGVSFCFSRRAQLKLDSCASVFSDGLEDASDSMELQRHRQRLALEALWSCSSSPRTPCNDDRDPSHDPPALDWADGDSQTVQMEAQVEHVESLQIQENYSTTELEKSNWEPAGLEDRLVDEGQRPRAEGNYEGSEERECPSPAVYTDGQGTMAQSQLQIHTDAHQNTKKDSEQGFVQNGKDCVSETDMENIHPICMDVNTDQSSKAFLNVLSKDGNTLKWPSELVQYTSDEQRVSYSCNPLCFFFKHREGKEKSTNPVEMEFGVVDRLAGQDDRTESQTHHVPGDKLGILKPKRPKHRRKGKTRRRKLDAVRSRQAACALKTCSKTEAGERFEFQSAPTDASQHKQARAERRHKLGKRKRSVRDETSNESDTPEHSLKSIIVSLHSTPARKRKKCQTVRGLVSALRLVKRRRPFPYSLHYTAGRGDNYRWYDDVYESKRDVASTPTSDKSGSWSGLSDLASDGEWPLYHTERRSTSPRSKPWRKEHSRFNSYFRDSSPNIPDYGYRHMSDNLCRDFEHTDCWDYTDLCIYNKRKYSAVCNSPNQNEKCGIRRHKRFTEEHKNKEHRIPENSRLIYRVYDSPEPQDDIRDWWDENLSPINRRYREREESSWSSPDRSEDRWYNKPVSIRSPSSSSSTSISDLSGEWMHNLNIRPSPPRQSHKYSNRSKERVVKNSHSPLRKESLSPPLAPSNTVAQQDSLKSSVGQENTTPKSTQVSTDQCTLVEKDIKAKKANGPLALPLIGKLPSIKKGARKIGITKDTSGTISNHLRTSTNVSSNVQTDNTVPEQHTEEQNLAVKSHCSLSQKHELRDQVDKAETTGIYCAKCTTPPLSEQPITFTEEEIEKYRHLQLQAQQHMQQQHLQEQQELHHTSVDMSHTTLTAPEPANQTTLSTCLPYSILQPSPSSITPHRPPVSLLPLHPSLSQPHFVPPIPTTFLPAPPATVLAAHPLHLFPASAFHTVHHHIPGLAIRPLPPASLLPTMLSPMPMAAAAAAAASNLQFHPLLHPLFRSQDLQCHHGPSS is encoded by the exons AGGCTGAAGGAGCTGAAGCAGAGAGAATTTGCGCGAAATGTTTCCTCAAAGTCCTGGAAAGATGAGAGGAAGCAGAAAAGAGCTCTGAAACGTCTGCACCAGCTCGCTCAACTTAAGCAGCAGAGAGATGg TGATGACAGGAAAGATCCAAAGCTAAATTCTACAATCAAAGATCAGGATCAAGTCAAAATCTCATCTGATGGCAATTGCAAGTTTGACACTAAACCACCTGCATCTTTAGTCCAAGATATGATTCCCATCACCACTGATGTCTCATTAAAGGCCTTGTCCTCTACTCGTACGCTTACACATCAGCAGCCATGCCATGAAAAACACCACTCCTCACCATCGATGGCTTCGGCAGGACACCGGAGTCCCAGGGCAGGGGTCTCGTTCTGCTTCTCCAGGCGAGCTCAGCTGAAACTTGACTCTTGTGCATCTGTGTTTAGCGATGGGCTTGAAGATGCCAGCGACTCAATGGAGCTCCAGCGCCACAGGCAGAGACTCGCTCTGGAGGCACTCTGGTCCTGCTCTAGCTCACCAAGAACCCCATGTAATGATGACCGCGATCCATCCCATGATCCTCCAGCTTTGGACTGGGCAGATGGGGACTCTCAAACAGTGCAAATGGAAGCACAAGTGGAACATGTGGAGAGCCTTCAAATTCAGGAAAACTACAGCACAACTGAGCTTGAGAAGTCAAACTGGGAGCCAGCTGGTTTAGAGGACAGATTGGTTGATGAGGGGCAGAGACCCAGGGCAGAAGGGAATTATGAGGGATCAGAGGAGAGGGAATGCCCCAGCCCCGCTGTTTACACAGATGGACAGGGTACCATGGCCCAAAGCCAACTCCAAATACACACTGACGCACaccaaaatactaagaaagacaGTGAACAGGGTTTTGTGCAGAATGGGAAAGACTGTGTTTCAGAAACAGATATGGAGAACATCCACCCAATTTGCATGGATGTAAATACAGATCAGAGCAGTAAGGCTTTCCTAAATGTGCTCAGTAAGGACGGGAACACTCTAAAATGGCCTTCTGAACTCGTGCAGTACACATCAGATGAGCAGCGTGTATCTTACAGTTGTAATCCGCTCTGCTTCTTTTTCAAACACAGGGAAGGCAAAGAGAAGAGCACAAACCCTGTAGAGATGGAGTTTGGTGTTGTCGATCGACTCGCAGGCCAGGATGACAGGACTGAGTCACAAACACACCATGTTCCTGGAGATAAATTAGGCATTTTAAAACCAAAGAGACCCAAACACAGGAGAAAGGGAAAAACTCGTAGGCGTAAATTAGATGCTGTCAGGAGCCGGCAAGCAGCCTGTGCGCTCAAAACCTGCTCAAAAACAGAAGCTGGAGAACGCTTTGAATTCCAAAGCGCCCCAACTGACGCGTCACAACACAAGCAAGCACGCGCTGAGAGAAGGCACAAGCTTGGGAAGAGAAAAAGATCAGTGAGAGATGAAACTTCAAATGAAAGTGACACCCCAGAGCACAGCCTGAAAAGCATTATCGTAAGCTTGCATTCCACCCCGGCACGTAAAAGGAAGAAATGTCAAACGGTGAGGGGGTTGGTGTCTGCACTGCGTTTGGTGAAAAGGAGGAGGCCTTTTCCTTACTCTCTTCACTACACAGCAGGAAGAGGGGATAATTATCGATGGTATGATGATGTTTATGAGTCTAAGAGGGATGTTGCCTCAACTCCCACCAGTGACAAATCCGGGTCATGGAGTGGACTGTCAGACTTGGCATCAGATGGAGAATGGCCTCTGTATCACACGGAAAGACGCTCCACTTCACCAAGATCAAAACCTTGGAGAAAGGAACACAGTCGGTTTAATTCTTACTTTAGAGATTCCTCACCAAATATTCCTGACTATGGTTACAGGCACATGTCTGATAATCTGTGCAGAGATTTTGAACATACAGACTGCTGGGATTACACAGACTTATGCATCTACAATAAACGGAAATATTCAGCCGTTTGTAACAGCCCTAATCAGAACGAGAAGTGCGGCATCAGAAGGCACAAAAGATTTACTGAGGAGCATAAAAACAAAGAGCACAGAATTCCAGAAAATAGCAGGTTGATTTATAGAGTCTATGACAGTCCTGAACCCCAAGATGATATCAGGGACTGGTGGGATGAAAACCTCAGTCCAATAAACAGGAGGTACAGGGAGAGAGAAGAATCTTCATGGTCAAGTCCAGATAGAAGTGAAGACAGGTGGTATAATAAACCAGTGTCTATTCGTAGCCCCAGTTCTTCTAGTAGCACTAGCATCTCTGATCTTAGTGGAGAATGGATGCATAATTTGAATATTCGACCATCTCCTCCTAGACAGAGCCATAAATATAGCAATCGGTCAAAAGAAAGAGTAGTCAAGAACTCTCATTCTCCTCTTAGAAAGGAAAGTCTTTCACCTCCCTTAGCTCCAAGTAACACTGTAGCTCAGCAAGATTCTTTAAAATCAAGTGTAGGGCAGGAAAATACTACACCCAAATCTACCCAAGTGTCAACAGACCAGTGTACATTGGTTGAGAAGGATATTAAAGCAAAGAAAGCGAATGGTCCTCTGGCACTTCCTCTAATCGGTAAACTCCCATCAATTAAGAAAGGAGCAAGAAAAATAGGGATTACTAAGGATACAAGTGGCACTATAAGTAACCATCTTCGAACATCTACAAATGTCTCATCAAATGTACAAACTGACAATACGGTTCCAGAACAGCACACAGAAGAGCAAAATTTAGCTGTAAAATCACACTGCTCTTTGTCACAAAAACATGAACTCAGAGACCAAGTTGACAAAGCAGAAACCACAGGGATCTACTGTGCAAAATGCACAACCCCTCCCCTTTCTGAGCAGCCAATCACCTTCACTGAAGAAGAGATTGAGAAGTACAGACATCTCCAGCTTCAAGCCCAGCAGCACATGCAGCAGCAGCACCTTCAGGAACAACAGGAACTACATCACACATCTGTGGACATGAGCCATACAACGTTAACAGCTCCAGAACCGGCCAATCAAACCACTCTGTCAACATGCCTGCCATACAGCATACTCCAACCATCACCCTCTTCCATTACACCCCACCGACCCCCTGTTAGCCTTCTTCCCCTTCATCCTTCCCTGTCTCAGCCCCACTTTGTCCCCCCAATTCCCACTACATTTCTTCCAGCACCTCCTGCCACTGTGTTGGCAGCTCACCCCCTCCATCTGTTCCCAGCCTCGGCCTTCCACACTGTTCACCATCACATTCCTGGACTGGCTATCCGCCCCCTACCACCCGCCTCTTTACTACCCACAATGCTGAGTCCAATGCCCATGGCCGCGGCTGCAGCGGCTGCTGCCAGTAATCTCCAATTCCACCCCCTTCTACACCCTTTGTTTCGTAGCCAAGATCTTCAGTGCCACCATGGACCATCTAGCTAG